Genomic segment of Sodaliphilus pleomorphus:
ACAGTTGACGGCGATATACTTGTTGTGCCGGCGGGCACTGTTGGTGTGTATGATTTGGGGGAAGAATTCCTTGCCTGCGCCGCTCTCGCCAATGATGAGCACGCTCAAGTCGATGGGAGCCACTTGAAGGGCGCGGTCGATGGCCACAAGCAACTTGGGCGAGTTGCCTATGATCGAGAAGCGCTGCTTCACGCTCTGCACATTGGACGAAATTTTAGTGATAGCCATAATAGTGAATTGAGTCGTTTATTTCCATTTTTTCATCTCATAGGTCTTGCCTCGCAAAAATGCGCCCAGGTCGTCGAGCGACTGGTAGCGGGACTGCACCTCGGGGCTGATGGGATCGCCTATCGAGATGCGGAAGGTGTCGTTCTTGCGGCGAAACACCTCGCTGGGCAGCTTGAGGGTGCGCAGGCGCCAGTCGATCATGCCCAGTATAGTGAACACGAGGCTGTTGTGCCCGTGAAAGTAGATGGGCACTACTGGCACCTTGAGCTTCTTGATGAGCCGCATCACCGTGGGCTGCCAGGCGCGGTCCTCGATGTGGAGGTCCCAGGTGAACTTCGACACAGCCCCTGCCGGAAAGAAACCCAGCGGGTGGCCGTCCTTGACATGGCGCATGGCCTCGGCAATGCCGCGCACGCTCTCGGCCCGACGCTTGGGGTCGTTGCTGGCCAGGGCGTCGACCATGATGAAGTTGGGACGCATGGCACTTATGTAGTTGAGCACCATGTTGACCATCACCTTGAAGTCGGGGCGGCGCTCGCCTATGAGCTTGATGAGC
This window contains:
- a CDS encoding lysophospholipid acyltransferase family protein; amino-acid sequence: MEHDQTPQASQQPIKRTVLDYDDIRKMIPYFDGKPRLVKFLSHVLALDKVNWIHAHNCDTPGVPFVQGLLKDLNITIELNNGQVLDHLPQGGFITVSNHPFGALDGIMLIKLIGERRPDFKVMVNMVLNYISAMRPNFIMVDALASNDPKRRAESVRGIAEAMRHVKDGHPLGFFPAGAVSKFTWDLHIEDRAWQPTVMRLIKKLKVPVVPIYFHGHNSLVFTILGMIDWRLRTLKLPSEVFRRKNDTFRISIGDPISPEVQSRYQSLDDLGAFLRGKTYEMKKWK